From Pararhizobium sp. A13:
CGATCGACGTGATCGACGAGACTGGTGCCGCCCAGATGTTGCTGCCGCAGAACAAGCGGCGCAAGCTGATCACCGAGAAGGAGATCGAAGCGACGATCGCGACGATGGCCCGTATTCCGCCGAAGACCGTTTCCAAGGATGACGAGACCGTTCTCGCCAATCTGGAAAAGGAACTGCGCTCGGTCGTTTACGGTCAGGACCTGGCGATCGAAGCTTTGGCGTCGGCGATCAAACTGGCGCGCGCCGGCCTTCGTGAACCGAACAAGCCGATCGGCTCCTATGTCTTCTCCGGTCCGACCGGCGTCGGCAAGACGGAAGTCGCCAAGCAGCTCGCAGTCTCGCTCGGCGTCGAACTGATCCGCTTCGACATGTCGGAATACATGGAGCGCCATACGGTCTCGCGCCTGCTTGGAGCGCCTCCCGGCTATGTCGGCTTCGACCAGGGTGGCCTTTTGACCGACAGCATCGACCAGCACCCGCATTCGGTGCTGCTGCTCGACGAAATCGAGAAGGCCCATCCGGATCTGTTCAATATCCTGCTGCAGGTCATGGATCATGGCTCGTTGACGGATCACAACGGCAAGAAGATCGACTTCCGTAACGTCATCCTGATCATGACGACGAATGCCGGCGCGTCCGACATGGCCAAGGCCGCGATCGGCTTCGGTTCCTCGAAGCGCGAAGGCGAGGACGTCGAGGCGCTGAACCGGCTGTTCACGCCGGAATTCCGCAATCGTCTCGATGCGGTGATCCCGTTCGGCTCGCTGCCGACGCCGGTCATCCACCAGGTGGTGCAGAAGTTCGTCATGCAGCTTGAGACGCAGCTTGCCGAACGCAATGTTACCTTCGATCTGCACCAGGATGCGATCGCCTGGCTCGCCGACAAGGGCTATGATGAAAAAATGGGTGCACGGCCACTGGCGCGTGTCATTCAGGAAAGTGTCAAGAAGCCGCTGGCCGACGAAATCCTCTTCGGCAAGCTGAAGAAGGGCGGTGTCGTCAAGGTAACTGTTGGTATCAAGGCCGATGGCACCAAGGGTCTGATCCTCGATTCGGTGCCGGAAACAGCGCGGATCAAGCCGAAAGCCGAGGTCGTCGCACCGGTACGGAAGTCTTCCAAGGCGGCCAAGCCGAAGGAAATGGAAACCGTTGGAGCGGAACCGGACGACGGCGCGAAGCCGAAGAAAGCTGCGAAAGCCGCCGTCAAGACCGAGGAGCCGGCAAGCACCATCGCTGCTGAAGCGCCCCGCAAGGGACGCACGGTACCGAAGGTGCCGCGCAAGAAG
This genomic window contains:
- the clpA gene encoding ATP-dependent Clp protease ATP-binding subunit ClpA — protein: MPTFSTSLEKALHQALTLANERHHEYATLEHLLLALIDDADASAVMGACNVNLDSLRKTVSDYVDNELGNLVTGYDEDSKPTAGFQRVIQRAVIHVQSSGREEVTGANVLVAIFAERESHAAYFLQEQEMTRYDAVNFISHGIGKRPGSSETRTPRGADESESEQKPSREQDEGGPKKQQDALTAYCINLNEKAKGGKIDPLIGRHSEVNRTIQILCRRSKNNPLYVGDPGVGKTAIAEGLAKRIVEKKVPEALQDATIFSLDMGTLLAGTRYRGDFEERLKQVVKELEDYPGAVLFIDEIHTVIGAGATSGGAMDASNLLKPALSSGAIRCIGSTTYKEYRQFFEKDRALVRRFQKIDVNEPTINDTIEIMKGLKPYFEDYHKLKYSNEAIKSAVELSARYINDRKLPDKAIDVIDETGAAQMLLPQNKRRKLITEKEIEATIATMARIPPKTVSKDDETVLANLEKELRSVVYGQDLAIEALASAIKLARAGLREPNKPIGSYVFSGPTGVGKTEVAKQLAVSLGVELIRFDMSEYMERHTVSRLLGAPPGYVGFDQGGLLTDSIDQHPHSVLLLDEIEKAHPDLFNILLQVMDHGSLTDHNGKKIDFRNVILIMTTNAGASDMAKAAIGFGSSKREGEDVEALNRLFTPEFRNRLDAVIPFGSLPTPVIHQVVQKFVMQLETQLAERNVTFDLHQDAIAWLADKGYDEKMGARPLARVIQESVKKPLADEILFGKLKKGGVVKVTVGIKADGTKGLILDSVPETARIKPKAEVVAPVRKSSKAAKPKEMETVGAEPDDGAKPKKAAKAAVKTEEPASTIAAEAPRKGRTVPKVPRKK